The sequence GGTGGTTGGAGAGCTGGGACCAACTTCCTTCCACTGGGTATGTAACCAATTAATAAACTCCTCTtggaagcacacacacacacagaggcaagTTTTAACTTTTACTAAAATACCAAATAAAACAGTGGAGAGTGGAAAGAAATGTCATATATGCACCAGGGAGTATGTGTTTATGAAAGCAATAATCGAGAGGGTGGTTACAAGCCCAAGGCTTTCCCTTTCAGTTTGGTGAAAATGAGTGCAAGTGAGGGGCCAATTACACACCTGGGGGGAAGAACACATCAGAGATGAAAAGTTTGAGTGGTGATGTTGTGCTCACGTCCTCCTGGAGCCGGGGGGTGAGGCGAGTTGTGGCAGCGGTGGCAGATCCagcggcagggacagcaggggcagcaggggcagctgcagcagctgcttccttcGCCCTTCTGgtgcctgtggctgcagccGAGCTGCCGTgtgcctggggacacaggggacaGCTCTTTCTGGAGTCTGGGCACGGCACGGGGGGGCAGGGCCACTCGCCGCTATCGCCTGGAGAGCTTTCTTCCGATGATGTCAGAAGAGCTGGAGAGGCGGAGTCTGACACCGTTTTCCTCACTGGACCCgggtctggtggcaaagtcacAGCCCGTGGTGGTCTCAGCtagggctgctttcagcttggctccttttatttggttttccttctcctctctcttttgtcttctctctcctttttacCAGCAGCAGCGGGCAACGGGCGTGGTATTGGTCTCAAGTTCACTGCTCTACAGTCTTAGCCCACAGCTCCACCgtttctccttcatttttatttttatttaatgttttctgttacGTCTCTGTATTACAGTTTCAGTGAGAGACGTATTTTTAGGGAGGTCGGTTCTCCAcaagggggcatccacagcctccctgggcaacctgttccagcatctcaccacccttgcaggaaagaactttttcgTTATGTCCAACCcgaatctcccctctttaagcttcaaaccattgccccttgtcctctcactataccCGTGTAAAAAGCCCtgtcccagctttcttgtagacccccttcaggtactggaaagctgctataaggtcaccacgcagcctcctcttctctaggctgaacaaccccaacttcctattgaagactgaggcaaagtagtcattCAGTACCTCAGCTTTATCTCTGAAATCTTTTCACTTCCactgaacacagaagaaataaaggCACAATTCCCACCCTTTACAGGAAATACCAGCATCATTGGGTGCAGGAAACCTAGATGGTGTTGAATAATGTGTTGTTCTACGTCAGGCTGTCAAGAACCACAGCAGCGTTGCAGTGTGTGTTGCATTGTTCCTCTCTGAAATGGTCAAGGTGCATTTTGTAATTCActgtaaatattatttatggGAACTTTTCTGAAACCAATTTGCCTGTCAGATAGGTTGTATCATTCACACTCTACTGCATGGAAATCCACAGGTgtatttccttctgctgcctgtaGCCAATATTGACTCAGGCATATTGAGGGCTGAACCAGACAATTACTCATGACTATTGATGCAGTGGAGGCTCAAGCCCTATAGGGCCTGGGCTTGATAGGTGTCAAGCTCCACAGGTGCCTTCCCCTGCACCATCCTCTTCAGGGGGGTTGCTCTGCTCCCTTGTGCTGAGTGTGCAGTGCCCCCAGCATCAATCCAGGCCTTCCCCAGTGCTGTTGAGGTTGTACGAGGGTGTTCTGAGGGGGTCCTGGGGGTGAAAGGGAGGCTTGGGGGTGGACTTTAGGATACAGGGGAGGCTGGGGGAATCTGGGGGAATCTATGACTGGtttgcaggggctggagggacTTGTGGGGGATGGGAGGGATTTAGGGGAGGCTGAGGGTGCCCTCCTGACTCCCTTTCTTGTCCAGCAGTGGTCAGTTTTGGAGATGCATTTTGGGGCCATCAGTGCCACCCTTGCTGGGACCCCTGTCCTGGTCACACCACCCTGCTCACCCTTCCCAACGTTGtcatcccctccctgcctctccagGATGCCTCAGTCCCATGTCTAtgcccctctcctctctctgtccATGAGATGCAGGAGATGGTCAAGAAGTTACTGGTGGCCCATGTGGACCCACTTGGCATGGAGGGTGCCTGGCTCCATCCCCCCACCCTTGGTGACCCCTCCTGGGACCTCATGACCTTTAAACACTGCTGCTCCACTGAACCCCCCTGCCCAAGAGCCACTGATGCCCCAGCTGACCCTGTTCCACCTCCTTTGACCCCACTGATCCCATTTGACCCCCCTGACTCCTAACTGACCCTGTTGACCCTACTGAACTTCTACTTGACCCTCTTGTCCCTCCTTTGACCCCATTAACCCCTCAGTTAATGCCATTATCCCCCATGACCCCTTGCTGACCTTTAACCCTTTGCCTCCTGACCCTGTGACCCTTCACCCCTCTGCTGGGCACCACCCCTTGGTCACTCTTGACTGCATGCCCCCAGACCCCTCTGCTGACTCCTGACCCTAGCCATGCTGCCTGGTCCCCTTCCATTACCTCATGGCAACTCCTGACCCCCTGCTCAACCCTAATCCCTCAACCTCTGATCCTGTGACCCTTTAACCCTGGTTGACCCTTGACCACAGGGTGACTTCTGATACCACCTAAGCTGCCTTGTCCTGCTAGTGGTGGGCAACAACTCCATGCCTGAGGACACCACACTCAGCTTGGGTGTGGGGCAGAGATCATGTCACCCCTTGGGTGGTATCATGTGACCCCTGGGGGAGGCCACCTGGCCCCTCAGGCACAGCCATGTGAAGACCAGATGATCCTACAACAGCAAACAGTGCCCCAGCAGTGCTCCAGCCTACAGGGAAACACCAGACTGGCTGGTGCCTCCCATGAATCCATGTCTGTTTGGATGGACAAAAGGAACTTTTGTCTCTCAGTCAAATCCAGTCTAGCACCTGCACCCACCAAGAACAGACACGTTGCTAGGGCAAGCATCTCCTGGTGACTCTGGTGTGGACCTTTATTTAAAGGCAGCACAGAACAGGGGAAGAGCAAGCACAGTGCACTGCACAAACCAGGGAAGTCTGACCTCTACCTGCGACCtgacagaggagcagaaacatggaataaaaactgctgctccacagcatcATTGCTTTGTCATCGCCAGAGCTCACGCTTCTGAGAGGCAACCACAACAATCCAGAGAAAAGCAGGTTTTAAGGTACGTACAGAAATGAGAAGGTCAGAAAGTTCCTGCTGTGGACAAAAATCAGAGCCTGCAGTTTGGAGAAACAACATTCCTCACTCTGCCTCCAGCCGAGGTAAGACGGGAAGGATGAGATTTCCGAATGCAGAGTCTTGGGTTATGAAGTATCCGGAGGAATGTGCGTGTGCATGCTGGGAAGAGAGAAACATCTGTCAGAGCACAGCTCCCCACAGCACCAGTACCACTTAACCTGTAAGCTCCTAAAGCACTCAGCATCGATTTCTCCCTGTCTGGTCCTTAACTCTTGACACATTTAAGCTTTTATCATAGAAGCAGAAGAAACTCCACCTGTGACAAATGCAGAAGCCAACCTGTTAGGGCCTGCCCACTCTCCCTGGGTGCAGAACTGCCCTTCCCAGGGATCCACATCTCACACAGAGCCCAGACAACTCCTCCCAAGGGCCCCAGCTCACCTGCAGCGCAGCCTTCTGCTGAGCCGcgatgtgctgctgctcagcgTGGTCACGGAAATCCTTGTTCAGGGGAGATCTTGCCAGGGCAATGCTGCAAGGAGCAACGAGAAGGGGTGATACCTCCCACAAACACAGACATGTCCTTGCCACTCTAGCCAGAGAGCCCAAGACTTCCACAGCTCATTATTTACGTGGCTCGCAGCTTAACGATTTCTTGGAACTACTCTTTGCTAACATAAGAGAGatgcagaaaatgcagtgaCCACAGCTGTATCCCTTGACTTAGCAGACAGCGGATGCTAGCCTAAACCCAGGAAGACTCACAGTCCTGAGGAGTGCTTCCGATTTCACTCGTGGGTGCAGTCCCATTCAAGTCAGTGGAAATGATGTAAGCCAAAATCCAGGGTCTGTGCGTAATTTGTggtggcagcccagaaagcaaccCTCACCCCCCCACAGCCacatgtcctgggctgtgtgaaAAAACGCctgaccagcaggtcaagggaggtgattcttctccccctgtactctgctttggtgagaccttactggagtactgtgtccagatctggagcccccaacgtaagaaggacatggagctcttggagaaagtccagagaagggctgcaaagatgatccaaaggctggagcacctctcctatgaggatGGGCtcagagagttggggctgttcagcctggagaagagaaggttccaggggGACTtcacagcagcctcccagtacctgaaggggctacaggagagctggggacttttgacaagggcttgtcgtgagaggacaagggggaatggatcaaagctggaagagaggagattgaggctagacattaggaagaaactctttagtGTGAGGCTGGTAGGACAACAGAACAGGTTtcacagggaagctgtggatatcctctccctggaagtgttcaagaccaggctggctgggccttgagcaacctgatctagtgggacgtgtccctgcccatgcaggaggcttggatctacatgatctttaaggtctctcccaacccaaaccattccataatTCTAAATACTACTACCATCCTGAAGCACAAGGTCTGTCTGACCAGTTACTGAGGATGGTCACAAAACATCCTCTGGTGTCTACTAAGTttgctcttcttttccctttgatGTAACCAGTGATGTCCAAATAGGTCTAAGAACATAAAATACCTGGCTCCAGGATGATTTGTGGAAGACTGGTTTTGCATAAGtaactttctcttctccttgtcTAGTTCTGCCAGGATTGCAactctgtttttattctggaaACCTGGTgggaatgacaaaaaaaatattagaaagatGCATTTGATTTCTGTAGCCCAACTCTAACCACGTGGAATGAAACATCTTTGTACGGTTTGACATGGTGATGAACAGCACATTCTCCAAAGCTCTGCCCCAAATCTGAAAGGCTATTGACAAATTGGCTTATTTTTCCTTGTCTCATTTGACATGAAATGGCTTCCTTATACTGTAATCCATATTAAAACACAGGTTTCTATCTCAAGCCAGATCCTACCTCTTCCTGAGCCAGCCCTGGAATGATAACAAGGCACAAGACCAAATACTTGCctgtcaaaaaaaaagtaaccttCCCAGGTTCTAGGTTTGAAATGCAGCCACTGAACATACAGGTGAATTATAATAAAAGAGTATTAAGGATAATGGATTATAAGGATGATAATAAAGGAAATGATAATGAATAAGAAAGATTTTATTGCAGCCACCACATACAAAGCAGCCGGAcaagtccctgctgctgcccagtgTGCCTGCACTGCACAGCTGAGGACAACAGGCACAGAGCTGACTCTTACAGGCCTCTAAGGATGCTCCTCATGTCAAGATCAGACACTATTTTATCTTTGATTTGCTGCTAGTCTATAAACGTGAAGCTTCTATATTACCATAAAAGAAAAGGTAATGTGGAAGTCAAGTTCTCTCCTTTATTTCCTCCACACAGCTCCCAGACTCGCTGCCTGTCTTGGATAAGTTATTCCTGACCAGTTGCCCAGGGTCTTTCCCCTCGAATACTGGGATTAAACCCACCTTGTCCGGAAGGGTTCGCTGCCATCCTTCAGCTTCCAGCCCCAGTCTTTACTCAGCTGCCGTTCAAACCTTTTAACCCCCCAGTTACCTGCACAAGAGGCACAGCAGAAGATGAACACATTCCTTCAGAACAGCCCGGGGGTCTCACCCTGTTACAGACGCCATCGACGTGGCCACAAAGGATCAGTCGAATGGAAAGGggcttccccccctccccccacccccgcgGGAACGGGCTCTTCCCGCCCTCGGGAATGGGGTCTCCCCTGCGCCTCATCCCCAGCACTGCGCGGGTTGGACTCCCCGCTCTCTATCCCTGCCGGGCCGGCGGGGATCCCCGGCCCACCCCGCACCCCCCTGCCCGAGAGCTCCCGGCCCCGCTGGGGCTCCGCTCCCCTCTCCCCGCAGCCCGGCTGCCCCCCGGCCCCTTCCCCCCGCAGTCCTGGCACGGGCGGCACCTCCTCCCAGCGCATCAGGCCGCGACGCCCTTCGCTCCCTTCCGGTGGGTGGAGAAGCGCCCGCGGGCGCCGAGCCTGACAGGCAGCCCGAGCGGCCAGTCCGCTGCCAGCCGGCCGTGCCGCTGCCGGTCCCGCCTCCGCCcgccggcggggccgccccggctCTCTCGGCAGCGGGCGGGGCCGTCATGGCGGCCGGGCGGGGCCTGCCCCGAGGCGCACGGGCCgcccgcgccgggccgggccgggcaggtGGGGCGGGCGGTGCCGGGTGAGGGGGCGGGCAGCGCTGAAGGAGGCGGGCGCTGCTCTcgctcctcctccctcctcctcctcctcctcccgctgGTAGCGCGGTGGCGGCGGGCAGGCTCCGGCTGCGTCCCCCGCAGCTCCCCGCCTCGGCCTCCGCTCCCTCCCGCCCTCGGCCCCGCTGCCTGTGCCCCGGCGCGATGtcgggcggcgcggcgggcgctCCGAGGCCTCTCCCCTCCTCCGGGCCCAAGTCGCTGCGGGAGATGCCGCATCCCTTGGCCACCTCCAGCAGCGAGGAGATGGGGCCGGcgctcagccccagccccgacctgctgctgccccgcGGCATCGCCGACAAGGTAGGGGTCGGGGGGGGGGATGGCGGCGTTTGAGGGGTCGTGCGGGCGGGCGAGGAGGGCGGcttctgcagggagaagggctGCGGGTGCTTCCCCGCCACGTCCCTTCAGCCGGCCGCATCCGCGGCTCCCCGCGGGGGGATGAAGCCCTGCGCGCTGCTGGCATCCATTGCGAGGGCCCGGCGGGGGCATCGCGGCTCCCGGTGTCGCGGGGGCGAGAGGTCCGATGGTCCCAGTCGCGCACTTCTGCGGGTCGTACCCCCCGCAAATGGGTCCAGGCTCCTCGGGAATTGCTGCGGCTCCCTCGCCGTCCCCTTCCTCTTGCCCGCTCAGAGCTGCCGTCGCTTCCTTTCCACCAGCTTGTCTGCGGTCGTTCCCTCCgcagctgagctcctgctcGCTTCTTGACAGAGCTGGAACACGGAAGGGACGCTTTTGCAGGAGTTTCTGTGCCGGCTTCCCGTTTCCTGGCTCGGGCATGTGTCCGCAGGATGCTAACGGCTTTGTAAATTGCCTACCCTGTGTCTGGGCCTTGGGAGTGATAATTCCTGGACGTGGAAGTGGCAACGCCAGCACGCCACTGCTGGTACGTTAACTGCTCTTGCACGGATGTGGTATCTCTGTGGGCAGGCTTCCTGAGATACGGTAAGGCAGAATTTCTTGGGAGCAAGGGTTGCAAGGGCTGAGATGAGTTTGAGACTTTACACTAAGCTGTTCTGGGCTGGCTGGTGTGCATATGAGGCGTGACAGAGCTGCGATGGCAAGAGGTGCTTCCTATGGCTGTTGTCCTGGTGAATGTGGAACTGCTTCTGAGCAGGGTGGATCTGCTGATCTCCAAAGCCTTGGGGCTGTCAGCAGCATCTTGCCCAGTACTCGCTCTCTGGGGAAACAAGTCATGGTAGTCTTGTCTCTTTTGTGTGTCACCTTCTGTTGCCCTATCTCTGTGCTGGACAGATTCAGCACTTGTTCCTGCCCACATAAGGAGCCCTCTCCCTGAACATCTGCCCAGTCTTGCTCCAGTGGGAAGCCAGGCTTGCCTTTCTTCTGGGAACATATGCCTCCATCTTCATGTACTCTTGTCAAAGAGTACGTGGCGCTCAGTGAGAAGAGGTATGTGAGTAAGATGGGAGCAGGAGGTTTTTGTCTGTGATAGGTTGGATTTGTTGATGTACCCAGGTTGCTGTTTTACCAACCTGTAGCAGTAGGAGTTGGCAGCGGCCCTCACAGGTCTTCTTGCATCACAGGAGTGCAGTGATGGTGCTGTACTCCCCCTGTGAGCATTGTCTGTCCACACTGCTGTGCAGCTGGTGAGAAGCTGCTCTGAGGGGTAGCTCATGCCCTCTAACTTCTCAGTTGCATTCAggagcttttttgcttttgtagcACAAGGAGCTTGTCTCTGCTTTTGTGCCTGGAGTTGCCTGGGAAGTACGTGAGCATCCCTGATAACCCAGGAGCAGAAACACCTCTCTGGCCACAGGCTGCAGTCAGCTAACTTCTTGTCAGTAGGGAGGCTCTTG is a genomic window of Apus apus isolate bApuApu2 chromosome Z, bApuApu2.pri.cur, whole genome shotgun sequence containing:
- the INIP gene encoding SOSS complex subunit C, yielding MAANPSGQGFQNKNRVAILAELDKEKRKLLMQNQSSTNHPGASIALARSPLNKDFRDHAEQQHIAAQQKAALQHAHAHSSGYFITQDSAFGNLILPVLPRLEAE